A section of the Tachysurus fulvidraco isolate hzauxx_2018 chromosome 7, HZAU_PFXX_2.0, whole genome shotgun sequence genome encodes:
- the LOC113664082 gene encoding alpha-tectorin-like isoform X2, which translates to MRLSTDLSNKETYTMRYLILMCVLILQAMGQSRSQDTDGLNRTQSTVHVTSSPTTVAHNRSQSTVAHNWNQSTGGLNMTQSTVTSSPTTVAHNWSQSTGPFYPYGTGDTVNARSDDGSSSLIVLQQPFIYFGSSYNQVFVNNNGHLTFDQAWSSFTPYQFPVNGGRDIIAPFWTDIDNRGNGVISYHQFTSGSVLTQATQDINQYFPQLGFSATLVFVAMWDRVAYYPTSNTETSFQVVLISNGHYSFILMNYGVIAPTTRNVQAGYDTVDSSYYFSIPGSYQYNYPSFTYSSNVNVTDRWAFRVDQGSRGCQFNGNFVQLGAIFWTDNTCQRKCTCTRSGLQCISQPCTFAQACQQAALQYSCQNVQRQTCTISGDPHYHTFDNQNFHFQGTCTYILSEACGNSLPYYRIEGKNEHRGSAHVSWTRLVRVFVYDEILELVKDHPYEAKVNGTFAATPFSLRNGSIQVYRSGFSIVISTAFGLVVTYDAYSYATINVPYDYQNATCGLCGNFNHQQDDFRTPSGEILSSDVGFGDSWKAVEDTDPSCQIDGCSGLECAGCTTYQTNLYSNSDHCGILGDASGPFASCHSILSPHTFLDNCVYDQCVNGGYQPILCRSISVYATQCQQRGVQLGQWRRTGFCELECPEHSHPEFLGTSCPATCSNPSSPLNCTLPYQESCICDAGYVLSGGTCVNQSNCGCTFNGLYYVEGQSVVLDNDCGRLCTCSNMVMTCQHHQCGPQEVCTINNGVRGCRPTSYATCWVDHLGSYHTFDEVDFRYQGACELILTRVNESSPLPNFAVTLQRIPMGPSGFSKILRFEAGGFQISLEMREGGNIQVDGRFVALPYSVGNGQILIYHSNVNSIIMETSFGVTVRSDWSHLIRITAPNTYNGALAGLCGNFNGNLEDEFYGPGGVLLNSSQEFGDSWRTGSLSAFCVDSNVQPGENSSNFTDYCNIMASRDGPFALCHSILNPQIWIGNCRDNLGQTHDAREAMCEALRAYAVLCQQSGVSVGEWRNITNCDFQCPAHSHYEECGTSCPAACPSLSFPFPCTRLCQEGCQCDNGLVLSGDQCVPPTGCGCFHEGRYRQSGEQFWFGQLCQFHCVCDGTSGFVNCSSSSCQDHDICHAIDGEYGCHPRASATCSASGDPHYTTFDGHTFDFQGTCHYTLATVCNDTLGLPYFQVIARNEPWNGLSVSITVEVYVNVSGHLVHVSRDMYGTAEIDSETRNLPAVVDSGRVSVYSNGRNTFITTDFGLSVSYDGSWVVLITVPGNYSGATCGLCGNFNGDSNDDFRLQSGRLSFSAAEFGADWKVGNETRCNGCGDSCPQCQDPSRAQSLCGILTDNQGPLSFCHADVGPLAYYNNCVFDLCLSEHRNDVLCRSIETYVSACQSANVRIYPWRENTTCPIICPANSHYELCGSDCGHTCTRSINVTCERTCREGCFCNEGFVRSGNNCVPVEQCGCSYNGFYFQIGEQFWTEHCLQHCECLGSNNLHCISTPCSSTEECVIRNGRLGCYSQMSTCMVTGDPHYYTFDGAVTHFQGTCSYEISQTCGNVSDNGLQFRVVASNMHRGSTVVSFVSVVDLWLTKQQEQTQITIGQNRKVKVNGSAVNSSTYQISNLAEIYQEQNFIVVNASHDLMIYFDGQFTLLVRLGPSFHGSVCGMCGNNNGDPTDDKTRPNGEVAQNDIAFGNSWKSNTSGPGCGASDQPVIDSDCPFREEYSALCNIITNTSGPFQHCHFRISPESYFSSCVYDLCAYPQSLGQDLLCSAVQAYDAACTMLELMIPNWRSDLSCSRIDPCEDLHCTEDEWCGEKDGKYGCFCNENYPRQNPDSYDSIEICESSSGNMSLSRCQLFEAGFLANNLHLHDPNCNGTIQDGRLMFHFDNDDHMCGTNLTANGTHFIYENIIQGEMDSTTGSIHRNKTLELSFSCIYKLSESFSMDREINPIQSIVHKTLQGKEGMYQIKMIPYEDSGFSHPYNGRVNIEVGEQIYIGVFVQGVDSRQLATVIDSCWATPVNQRNYTVRWDLITGKCPNPNDGTVKILENGVSTTGRFSFKMFAFNDDESRVFLHCNIHLCLLRNHNCATRCFPGYHHRSGRSLGTHDTASISVGPFIRTPQKRDV; encoded by the exons TGGCCCACAATTGGAACCAATCAACAG GCGGCCTAAATATGACCCAATCAACag TAACTAGTAGCCCAACAACAG TGGCCCACAATTGGAGCCAATCAACAG GTCCCTTTTACCCTTATGGAACTGGAGACACTGTAAATGCACGGAGTGATGATGGAAGTTCATCTCTTATTGTTCTTCAGCaaccatttatatattttggaagTTCATACAACCAAGTGTTT gtgAACAACAATGGCCATTTAACCTTTGATCAAGCATGGTCCAGTTTCACTCCCTACCAATTCCCTGTGAATGGTGGACGAGACATAATTGCTCCATTTTGGACTGATATTGATAATCGTGGAAATGGAGTCATCTCATATCACCAGTTCACTTCAGGCAGTGTTCTGACTCAAGCTACACAAGACATAAATCAGTATTTCCCCCAGCTGGGTTTCAGTGCTACTTTGGTCTTTGTTGCAATGTGGGATAGAGTAGCCTACTATCCGACTAGTAATACG GAAACATCTTTCCAAGTAGTTTTGATTTCCAACGgccattattcatttattctgatGAACTATGGTGTGATTGCTCCAACAACCCGGAATGTGCAG gctgGTTATGACACAGTTGACTCCAGCTACTATTTCTCAATTCCTGGGTCATATCAATACAACTACCCAAGTTTTACCTATAGCAGCAATGTGAATGTCACAGACAGATGGGCTTTCCGTGTAGATCAAGGATCACGGGGCTGTCAGTTTAATG GTAACTTTGTGCAACTAGGTGCCATATTCTGGACAGATAACACTTGCCAGCGTAAATGCACTTGCACCCGCAGTGGTCTCCAGTGCATCTCCCAGCCATGTACATTTGCTCAAGCTTGTCAACAGGCTGCTTTACAGTATAGCTGCCAAAATGTACAACGCCAAACTTGCACTATTTCTGGAGATCCCCACTACCATACATTTGATAATCAAAACTTTCACTTTCAAGGAACCTGCACTTACATCTtgtctgag GCCTGTGGCAACAGCTTGCCTTACTATCGAATTGAAGGAAAAAATGAGCATCGAGGCAGTGCACATGTGTCCTGGACACGCCTGGTCAGGGTATTCGTCTATGACGAGATACTGGAATTAGTAAAAGATCATCCATATGAGGCCAAG GTAAATGGAACCTTCGCAGCAACACCTTTCAGTCTCCGCAACGGCTCTATTCAAGTTTATCGGTCAGGTTTTTCTATTGTAATCAGTACAGCATTTGGACTAGTTGTTACATATGATGCATATTCATATGCAACCATCAATGTGCCTTATGACTACCAAAATGCCACATGTGGCCTGTGTGGTAACTTCAACCACCAACAAGATGACTTTCGCACACCTTCAGGAGAAATCCTGAGCTCAGACGTGGGCTTTGGAGATTCCTGGAAGGCAGTGGAAGACACAGATCCTAGCTGTCAGATTGACGGGTGCTCAGGTCTGGAATGTGCAGGTTGTACAACATATCAGACCAACCTTTACAGTAACTCAGACCACTGTGGAATCTTGGGAGATGCTAGTGGTCCTTTTGCCAGTTGTCACTCCATTCTGTCACCACACACGTTTTTAGACAACTGTGTCTACGATCAATGTGTGAATGGTGGATACCAACCAATTCTGTGTCGATCAATCAGTGTTTATGCTACGCAGTGTCAACAGCGGGGCGTACAGCTAGGTCAATGGAGAAGAACAGGATTTTGTG AATTGGAATGCCCGGAGCACAGTCACCCTGAGTTCCTGGGAACAAGCTGCCCAGCAACATGCAGCAACCCTTCTTCACCTTTAAATTGCACCTTACCATATCAGGAAAGCTGTATCTGTGATGCAGGTTATGTCCTAAGTGGAGGTACATGTGTTAATCAAAGTAACTGTGGCTGCACTTTTAATGGACTTTATTATGTTGAGGGTCAATCAGTGGTATTGGACAATGACTGTGGCAGGCTATGCACCTGCAGCAACATGGTAATGACCTGCCAACATCATCAATGTGGTCCACAGGAAGTGTGTACCATCAATAACGGTGTAAGGGGATGCAGACCTACCAGTTACGCCACCTGTTGGGTTGACCATCTAGGCTCATATCACACCTTTGATGAAGTAGATTTCAGGTATCAAGGAGCCTGTGAACTCATCCTCACCAGAGTTAATGAATCATCACCACTACCTAACTTTGCGGTAACACTGCAGAGAATCCCCATGGGTCCTTCTGGGTTTTCTAAGATCCTGAGATTTGAGGCAGGGGGATTTCAGATATCTCTAGAAATGAGAGAAGGAGGAAATATACAG GTTGATGGACGTTTTGTTGCTCTACCCTACAGTGTTGGCAATGGTCAAATCCTTATCTATCATAGCAATGTGAACAGTATAATTATGGAAACTTCATTTGGGGTAACTGTAAGATCTGACTGGTCACACCTAATTAGAATCACAGCACCCAACACCTACAATGGTGCACTTGCTGGTCTGTGTGGGAATTTCAATGGAAACTTAGAAGACGAGTTTTATGGCCCTGGTGGAGTCTTGTTAAATAGTTCACAGGAGTTTGGGGATAGCTGGAGAACTGGATCTCTTTCAGCCTTCTGTGTAGACTCAAATGTACAACCAGGAGAGAACAGCAGCAACTTCACTGATTACTGCAACATCATGGCTTCTCGAGATGGACCATTTGCTCTATGCCATAGCATCCTGAACCCTCAGATTTGGATAGGAAATTGCAGAGACAATTTGGGACAGACCCATGATGCCAGAGAAGCCATGTGTGAGGCTCTACGAGCCTACGCTGTACTCTGCCAGCAAAGTGGCGTCAGTGTAGGAGAATGGAGAAATATCACCAACTGTG ATTTCCAATGCCCAGCCCACAGCCACTATGAGGAATGTGGCACTTCATGCCCTGCAGCCTGTCCTAGTCTGTCTTTTCCATTCCCTTGTACCCGGCTCTGCCAGGAGGGATGTCAGTGTGATAATGGGCTAGTGCTAAGTGGAGACCAGTGTGTCCCCCCTACGGGTTGTGGGTGCTTTCATGAAGGCCGCTACAGACAGAGTGGAGAGCAGTTCTGGTTTGGTCAGCTGTGCCAGTTCCATTGTGTCTGTGATGGGACATCAGGTTTTGTCAACTGTAGTTCATCATCTTGTCAAGATCATGATATATGCCATGCCATTGACGGAGAATATGGCTGCCATCCTCGAGCCAGTGCCACATGCTCTGCTTCAGGGGACCCCCATTACACTACTTTCGATGGACATACATTTGACTTCCAGGGCACATGCCACTATACACTGGCAACTGTATGTAATGATACTCTAGGACTACCATATTTTCAAGTAATTGCACGAAATGAACCATGGAATGGACTCTCAGTGTCAATCACTGTGGAAGTTTATGTCAATGTTTCAGGACACCTGGTACATGTTTCACGCGACATGTATGGCACAGCTGAg ATCGACAGTGAAACCAGGAATCTTCCTGCTGTTGTCGACTCTGGCCGTGTGTCAGTTTACTCCAATGgaagaaatacatttattacaacTGACTTTGGCCTAAGTGTGAGCTATGATGGCTCTTGGGTGGTTCTAATCACAGTTCCAGGGAATTACAGTGGAGCCACATGTGGCCTCTGTGGTAACTTCAATGGTGACAGCAATGATGATTTCCGTTTGCAATCTGGCAGGCTCAGTTTTTCTGCTGCAGAGTTTGGAGCTGACTGGAAAGTGGGGAATGAAACAAGATGTAATGGATGTGGAGACTCCTGCCCACAATGCCAAGACCCCTCTAGAGCACAGTCTCTGTGTGGAATCCTAACAGACAATCAGGGTCCTTTGAGTTTTTGTCATGCTGATGTTGGTCCACTTGCCTATTATAACAACTGTGTCTTTGATCTATGCCTATCTGAGCACAGAAACGATGTACTGTGCCGATCCATTGAGACATATGTTAGTGCCTGCCAGTCTGCCAATGTCAGGATTTATCCCTGGAGAGAAAATACAACATGTC CTATAATCTGTCCTGCGAACAGTCACTATGAGCTGTGTGGCTCTGACTGTGGTCATACCTGTACCAGGAGCATAAATGTCACATGTGAGAGAACATGCAGAGAGGGTTGTTTCTGTAATGAAGGCTTTGTAAGGAGTGGAAACAACTGTGTGCCTGTAGAGCAATGTGGTTGCTCGTATAACGGATTCTACTTCCAG ATTGGTGAACAGTTCTGGACTGAACATTGTTTACAACACTGTGAGTGCTTAGGATCCAATAACCTGCACTGCATCTCCACCCCCTGCTCTTCCACTGAGGAGTGTGTGATCAGGAATGGTAGACTTGGCTGCTACAGTCAAATGTCAACTTGCATGGTCACAGGAGATCCCCATTATTATACCTTTGATGGGGCAGTGACCCACTTTCAG GGTACTTGTTCATATGAGATTTCTCAGACATGTGGGAATGTCTCTGACAATGGTCTACAATTCAGAGTGGTGGCATCCAACATGCATCGTGGGAGCACAGTTGTGTCCTTTGTCTCTGTAGTAGATTTGTGGCTAACTAAACAACAGGAGCAAACACAAATTACAATCGGACAAAACAGGAAAGTAAAG GTTAATGGGAGTGCAGTGAATTCATCTACTTATCAAATCAGTAACCTTGCAGAAATATATCAGGAGCAGAATTTTATAGTTGTGAATGCATCGCATGATCTCATGATCTACTTTGATGGTCAGTTTACACTATTGGTGAGATTGGGCCCAAGCTTCcatgggtctgtgtgtgggaTGTGTGGTAACAATAATGGAGATCCTACAGATGACAAGACCCGACCGAATGGAGAAGTTGCACAGAATGATATTGCTTTTGGCAACAGTTGGAAATCAAACACCAGTGGCCCAGG ATGTGGTGCTAGTGACCAGCCTGTTATTGATAGTGACTGCCCCTTCAGAGAGGAGTACTCTGCACTCTGTAACATCATCACCAACACCAGTGGACCATTCCAACATTGCCATTTCCGTATCAGCCCTGAATCTTACTTCAGTTCCTGTGTGTATGACTTATGTGCTTACCCACAGTCATTGGGACAAGACTTGCTGTGTTCAGCTGTGCAGGCTTATGATGCTGCTTGCACTATGCTGGAGCTCATGATCCCAAACTGGCGCTCTGATCTGTCTTGCT CGAGAATTGACCCCTGTGAAGATCTACACTGTACTGAGGATGAGTGGTGTGGGGAGAAAGATGGCAAATATGGTTGCTTCTGTAATGAAAATTATCCCAGACAAAATCCTGATAGTTATG ACTCTATTGAAATatgtgagagcagctctggCAACATGTCTCTGTCACGCTGTCAGCTGTTTGAAGCTGGTTTTCTTGCTAACAACCTCCATTTACATGACCCCAACTGCAATGGAACAATCCAGGATGGCAGACTGATGTTTCACTTTGATAATGATGACCACATGTGTGGTACAAATCTCACG gCCAATGGTACCCATTTCATTTATGAGAACATAATCCAAGGAGAGATGGACTCAACAACAGGTTCtatacacagaaacaaaacactagAACTTAGCTTCTCCTGCATCTACAAGCTCAGCGAGTCATTTAGCATGGACAGAGAGATAAATCCTATTCAAAG catcGTGCACAAGACTCTTCAAGGTAAAGAGGGAATGTACCAGATCAAGATGATTCCCTATGAGGATTCTGGCTTCTCCCACCCTTACAATGGCAGGGTAAATATAGAGGTGGGAGAGCAAATCTACATAGGCGTCTTTGTTCAAGGAGTGGACAGCCGTCAGCTTGCCACGGTGATAGATTCTTGTTGGGCTACACCAGTAAATCAGAGGAACTATACTGTTCGCTGGGACCTTATTACAGGAAA GTGTCCTAATCCAAATGATGGTACGGTGAAGATTCTAGAGAATGGAGTCTCTACAACTGGACGATTCTCCTTTAAGATGTTTGCTTTTAATGATGATGAATCTAGGGTTTTCCTTCACTGCAACATTCACCTTTGTCTTCTAAGAAATCATAACTGTGCCACG CGTTGTTTCCCTGGATATCACCACCGCTCAGGCAGGTCTTTGGGCACCCATGATACTGCCTCGATCTCTGTGGGGCCTTTTATCCGGACCCCCCAAAAAAGAg ATGTTTAG